The following are from one region of the Strix uralensis isolate ZFMK-TIS-50842 chromosome 4, bStrUra1, whole genome shotgun sequence genome:
- the RHOH gene encoding rho-related GTP-binding protein RhoH: MLDSVKCVLVGDSAVGKTSLLVRFTSETFPDDYRPTVYENTGVDVFMDGVQISLGLWDTSGSDAFKGIRPLSYQQADVVLMCYSVANHNSFLNLRNKWIGEIRSHLPRIPVLVVATQTDQRETGPYHSSCISSIDGKRLAQDVRAKGYLECSALSNRGVQQVFEYAVRTAVNQAKRQNRRKLFSINECKIF; encoded by the coding sequence ATGCTGGATTCAGTCAAGTGTGTCCTGGTGGGAGACTCTGCGGTGGGGAAAACATCTCTCTTGGTACGTTTCACCTCTGAGACTTTTCCAGATGACTACAGACCCACTGTATACGAAAATACTGGAGTGGACGTCTTCATGGATGGTGTACAGATTAGCCTAGGTCTTTGGGACACATCTGGCAGTGATGCTTTCAAAGGCATTCGCCCCCTCTCTTACCAACAGGCAGATGTGGTATTAATGTGCTACTCGGTGGCAAACCACAATTCCTTTCTGAACCTGAGGAACAAATGGATCGGCGAGATCCGCAGCCATTTGCCTCGCATCCCTGTTTTGGTAGTGGCTACTCAGACTGACCAGCGTGAGACAGGGCCCTACCATTCCTCTTGCATCAGCTCGATAGATGGGAAGCGGCTTGCCCAGGACGTGCGAGCCAAAGGCTATTTGGAGTGCTCTGCCCTCAGCAACCGGGGTGTGCAGCAGGTGTTTGAGTACGCCGTGCGGACAGCAGTCAATCAAGCCAAAAGGCAGAACAGGCGGAAGCTCTTCTCCATTAACGAGTGCAAGATCTTTTGA